In a single window of the Papaver somniferum cultivar HN1 chromosome 8, ASM357369v1, whole genome shotgun sequence genome:
- the LOC113306663 gene encoding protein EXORDIUM-like 3, with protein sequence MKESSSSSLQLLFTLFIFSLTIFTKPVSSSTPWPHHVKQISGNGKDLDFGSSKKYEGSSEFVHLKYHMGPVLTSTITVHPIWYGTWKNSQKKIIREFINSISSDDSKHPSVYGWWRTVQLYTDQTGANISRTVHVGEEKNDRFYSHGRSLTRLSIQSVIKSAVSVRTKPLPINPKSGLYLLLTADDVHVEDFCGQVCGFHYFTFPSIVGYTLPYAWVGNSEKLCAGTCAYPFAVPDYIPNLKPLKSPNGDIGIDGMISVIAHEIAELATNPLVNAWYAGPDPSFPTEIADLCEGIYGTGGGGSYTGQMLKGHDGATFNMNGIRRRFLVQWVWNPYLKYCSGPNALDQ encoded by the coding sequence ATGAAAGAGAGTAGTAGTAGCAGTCTTCAGCTTCTGTTTACTCTCTTCATTTTCTCTCTTACCATCTTCACAAAACCAGTCTCCAGTTCAACCCCATGGCCTCATCATGTAAAACAAATCAGTGGTAATGGCAAAGATCTTGATTTTGGGAGCTCAAAGAAGTATGAAGGTTCTTCGGAATTTGTTCACTTGAAATACCATATGGGTCCAGTTCTAACTTCAACCATCACagttcatccaatctggtatggAACATGGAAAAACTCACAGAAGAAAATCATTCGTGAGTTCATAAATTCAATCTCATCCGATGATTCGAAACATCCATCAGTATATGGATGGTGGAGAACAGTTCAGCTCTACACTGATCAAACCGGTGCAAATATCTCAAGAACAGTCCATGTCGGGGAAGAAAAGAATGACCGGTTTTACTCCCACGGCCGGTCACTGACACGTCTTTCAATACAATCGGTAATCAAAAGTGCGGTGAGTGTACGTACGAAGCCGCTTCCGATTAATCCGAAAAGTGGGTTATATTTACTCTTAACGGCAGATGATGTACACGTTGAAGATTTCTGTGGGCAAGTATGTGGATTTCACTATTTTACATTTCCGTCTATAGTTGGGTATACATTACCTTATGCTTGGGTTGGGAATTCCGAGAAGTTATGTGCCGGTACATGTGCATATCCATTTGCCGTGCCTGATTATATACCAAATTTGAAACCTTTGAAATCACCAAATGGTGATATTGGGATTGATGGTATGATAAGTGTGATTGCCCATGAGATTGCTGAATTGGCTACAAACCCATTGGTGAATGCTTGGTATGCAGGTCCTGATCCTAGTTTTCCTACTGAGATTGCTGATTTGTGTGAAGGTATTTATGGGACCGGTGGTGGTGGGTCTTATACCGGCCAAATGTTGAAGGGTCATGATGGTGCTACGTTTAATATGAATGGAATCAGACGGAGGTTTTTAGTGCAATGGGTTTGGAATCCTTACTTGAAGTATTGTTCTGGTCCTAATGCACTTGATCAGTGA